One genomic segment of Erythrolamprus reginae isolate rEryReg1 chromosome 2, rEryReg1.hap1, whole genome shotgun sequence includes these proteins:
- the LOC139160086 gene encoding zinc finger protein 850-like: MPKKIQTGEKPCKYSKRSKNFDQNNSVVVLGRIHTGERPYKCSQCGKCFSSHGNMVIHQRTHTTEKQFECSVCRKKFTRKFNLITHQRIHTGEKPFECPDCGKSFNHNSSLVNHQRTHTGEKPFDCPDCGKSFSHNFSLVNHQRTHTGEKPFECPDCGKCFSYNSSLVDHQRIHTGEKPFECRICGKGFSQSPSLVRHQRIHTGEKPFECPLCGTGFRSNSNLVRHRRTHMGETPLKCPDCGKGFSYNSELVQHQRIHTGEKPFECPDCGKSFSQNSNLVIHQRTHIGEKPFECPDCGKSFSQISSLVKHQRTHTGCKAFECALCGKSFSQNSNLVIHQRTHTGEKPFECPDCGKSFSQISRLVKHQKIHIGEKSFECPDCGKNFSRNSMLVIHQRTHTGEKPFECPLCGKSFSQNSSLLVHQRTHTGEKPFECPDCEKSFTHNSSLVDHQRIHTGDKPFQCPVCGKRFRKNSNLAQHRRIHTGEKPFECPDCGKSFSQNSNLIKHQKIHTGEKPFECPDCGKSFSHNSNLVKHQRTHTGEKPFECPDCGKSFSQSGNLILHQSIHTGEKPFECPDCGKSFSHKSSLILHQNTHTREKPFECPDCGKSFRHNSNLVQHKRTHTGEKPFECPDCGKSFSQNSGLLEHQKTHTGEKPFECPDCGKRFSQKGNLVTHQRTHTGEKPLKYSDCGKKLSQNSNLVKHQRTHTVQKPFECPDCGKCFSWNSSLVRHQRTHTGEKPFQCPYCGKGFSKNSNLLKHQSTHTGDKPFECRDCGKCFSKNSNLVKHQRTHTGETPLECPDCGKGFSYNSDLVQHQRTHTGEKPFECPDCGKCFSRNSSLVRHQRSHTGEKLYECPNQ; this comes from the exons ATGCCCAAGAAGATCCAAACTGGAGAAAAGCCATGCAAATACTCTAAACGTAGCAAAAACTTTGATCAGAACAACTCCGTTGTGGTTCTCGGAAGGATCCATACAGGAGAGAGGCCGTACAAGTGCTCGCAATGCGGTAAATGCTTTAGCAGTCATGGCAAtatggtgatacaccagaggactcacaccacGGAAAAACAATTTGAATGTTCTGTTTGTAGGAAAAAATTCACCAGAAAATTCAACCTCATTacgcaccagaggattcacacaggagagaaaccctttgaatgtcctgattgtggaaaaagtttcaatcacaattccagcctggttaaccaccagagaactcacacaggagagaaaccctttgattgtcctgactgtggaaaaagtttcagtcacaatttcAGCCTGGTTAaccaccagagaactcacacaggagagaaaccctttgaatgtcctgattgtgggaaatgtttcagttacAATTCCAGCCTGGTTGACCACCAGagaattcacacaggagaaaaaccctttgaatgtcgtATCTGTGGTAAAGGTTTCAGTCAAAGTCCCAGCCTGGTtcgacaccagaggattcacacaggagagaaaccctttgaatgtcctcttTGTGGGACAGGTTTCCGTAGTAATTCCAACCTGGTTAGGCACCGGAGGACTCATATGGGAGAGACACCCTtgaaatgtcctgactgtgggaaaggtttcagttatAATTCCGAGCTGGTTCAGCACCAGAGGATTCATacgggagaaaaaccctttgaatgtcccgactgtggtaaaagtttcagtcagaattccaacctggtgatacatcagaggactcatataggagagaaaccttttgaatgtcctgactgtggtaaaagtttcagtcagatttCCAGCCTAgtaaaacaccagaggactcatacaggatgTAAAGCTTTTGAATGTGCTCTTTGTggtaaaagtttcagtcagaattccaacctggtgatacatcagaggactcatacaggagaaaaaccttttgaatgtcctgactgtggtaaaagtttcagtcagatttCCAGGCTAGTAAAACACCAGAAGATTCATATAGGAGAGAaatcctttgaatgtcctgactgtggtaaaAATTTCAGTCGGAATTCCATGCTGGTGATACATCAGAG gactcatacaggagagaaaccttttgaatgtcctctttgtgggaaaagtttcagtcagaattccagcctgttggtacaccagagaactcacacaggagagaaaccctttgaatgtcctgattgtgaaaAAAGTTTCACtcacaattccagcctggtggatcaccagaggattcacacgggAGATAAACCCTTTcaatgtcctgtttgtgggaaaCGTTTCCGTAAAAATTCCAACCTGGCTCAGCACCGGAgaattcatacaggagagaaaccttttgaatgtcctgactgtgggaaaagtttcagtcagaattccaacctaataaaacaccagaagattcatacaggagagaaaccctttgaatgtcctgactgtgggaaaagtttcagtcataattccaacctagtgaaacaccagaggactcacacaggagagaaaccctttgaatgtcctgactgtgggaaaagtttcagtcagagtgGCAACCTGATCTTACACCAgagtattcacacaggagagaaaccctttgaatgtcctgactgtggcaAAAGTTTCAGTCACAAATCCAGCCTGATATTACACCAGAACACTCACACacgagagaaaccctttgaatgtcctgactgtggaaaaagttTTCGGCATAATTCTAACCTGGtgcaacacaagaggactcacaccggagagaaaccctttgaatgtcctgactgtggaaaaagtttcagtcagaattctggCCTTCTGGaacaccagaagactcacaccggagagaaaccctttgaatgtcctgactgtgggaaacgtttcagtcAGAAAGGAAACCTGGTGacccaccagaggactcacacaggagagaaacctttaaAATATTCTGATTGCGGTAAAAAATtgagtcagaattccaacctagtaaaacaccagaggactcatacagtacagaagccctttgaatgtcctgattgtggtaaATGTTTTAGTTGGAATTCCAGTCTGgttagacaccagaggactcatacaggagagaaaccctttcaatgtccttactgtgggaaaggtttcagtaagAATTCCAACCTATTGAAACACCAGAGTACTCATACAGGagataaaccctttgaatgtcgtgactgtgggaaatgtttcagtaagaattccaacctggtgaaacatcagaggactcatacaggagagacaCCCTtggaatgtcctgactgtgggaaaggtttcagttatAATTCCGACCTGGTTcagcaccagaggactcatacaggagagaaaccctttgaatgtcctgactgtggtaaaTGTTTTAGTCGGAATTCCAGTCTGGTTAGACACCAGAggtctcatacaggagagaaactgtATGAGTGTCCGAACCAGTAG